One genomic segment of Gigantopelta aegis isolate Gae_Host unplaced genomic scaffold, Gae_host_genome ctg1945_pilon_pilon, whole genome shotgun sequence includes these proteins:
- the LOC121391197 gene encoding P2X purinoceptor 4-like: protein MVDCRSLCLKLVGLIVGVLFEYDTPKFVHIKSKKVGVINRLVQLGIVGYIIGYVDCVTTGNCSDNGICLIRGWCPTEAENDTITRNIPETTNRTFLKHCTFDPNTEDGLFCPIFSLKQIVDMTGDDYDTLATEGAVVGLVINWDCNLDVSSEHCKPEYSARRLDNPVAQISPGYNFRYPKYYYENGIQRRDVWKVYGIKFVVQVTGQATTVTDVFALYILQKAPLYRKKKYQQVETPKRRQQWKQS from the exons ATGGTGGACTGTCGAAGTTTATGTTTAAAGCTTGTAGGATTGATAGTTGGAGTTTTATTCGAATATGACACGCCTAAATTCGTTCATATTAAAAGCAAGAAGGTCGGTGTAATAAATCGTTTGGTCCAACTAGGTATTGTTGGTTACATAATTGGGTATGTTGAct GTGTTACTACTGGTAACTGTTCAGATAATGGTATCTGTCTTATACGTGGGTGGTGTCCAACTGAAGCTGAAAATGATACAATAAC ACGTAATATTCCTGAGACAACTAATCGTACTTTTCTTAAACATTGTACTTTTGATCCTAATACTGAAGATGGTCTCTTCTGTCCAATCTTCTCTCTAAAACAAATTGTTGATATGACAGGTGATGACTATGATACTTTAGCCACTGAG GGTGCAGTTGTTGGTCTTGTAATTAATTGGGATTGTAATTTAGATGTCAGTTCTGAGCATTGCAAACCAGAATACTCTGCAAGAAG GCTTGATAATCCTGTTGCTCAGATATCACCAGGGTATAACTTTCG ttatccaaaatattattatgagaatGGAATACAAAGAAGAGATGTTTGGAAAGTCTATGGTATTAAATTCGTGGTACAAGTTACTGGACAG GCTACTACAGTGACAGATGTATTTGCATTGTATATCTTGCAAAAAGCTCCACTCTATCGTAAGAAGAAATATCAACAAGTCGAAACTCCAAAAAGGAGACAACAATGGAAGCAGTCATAA